A single genomic interval of Croceibacter atlanticus HTCC2559 harbors:
- a CDS encoding nitroreductase family protein, with product MLFNIIKNRRSVFPQQYNTKPIARDTILQVLEAANWAPTHKKTEPWRFKIFQDDAKLRLGDFLASTYLKEIEKPSEFKAKKISQKFKSSHTVIAICMQRDLNERVPEWEEVAATAMAVQNMWLMCTELGIGCYWSSPSLIKYTNDFLNLEKGEACLGFLYMGYYDEPIEKGYREPIENKVKWFSK from the coding sequence ATGCTTTTCAATATCATTAAAAATAGACGTTCTGTATTTCCCCAACAATATAACACCAAGCCAATTGCTAGAGACACTATACTTCAGGTTTTAGAAGCAGCAAACTGGGCTCCTACTCACAAGAAAACTGAGCCTTGGCGTTTTAAAATTTTTCAAGATGATGCAAAATTAAGATTAGGGGATTTTCTAGCTAGTACCTATTTGAAAGAAATAGAAAAACCTTCTGAGTTCAAAGCAAAGAAAATTTCTCAAAAATTTAAATCCTCTCATACAGTGATTGCAATTTGCATGCAGAGAGATCTGAACGAACGTGTTCCTGAATGGGAAGAGGTTGCCGCTACGGCTATGGCAGTTCAAAACATGTGGTTAATGTGCACAGAGCTTGGAATAGGTTGTTATTGGAGCTCTCCTAGCTTAATTAAGTACACTAATGATTTCTTAAACTTAGAAAAAGGAGAAGCTTGTTTAGGTTTTCTATATATGGGGTATTATGATGAGCCTATTGAAAAAGGCTACAGAGAACCTATTGAAAACAAAGTAAAATGGTTTTCAAAATAA